The window ATCTGATGTCCAGTTTTCACAAGATGATTGCTGAGAAGGTTCTAGGCGACGTCTCTGTTAAAAAGCATTGCTTTCTGTTAACTAGAGATGTGCAAGCCAGCCAGCGTGCCATAGCCTTAATTGCAGAAATGATCCACACTGCTAGTCTGGTTCACGACGACGTTATCGATGATGCAAGTTCTCGGAGAGGAAAACACACAGTTAATAAGATCTGGGGTGAAAAGAAGGTATgggtttctttgtgttttttaatcttgCCTATCAAATCACTTGCACTTtgcattgcatttatttttcagatttgtcTCGTTTAAAAAATTATGCTTCCTGGGGCGgcccattagctcagttggttagagcgtgatgctggTAACACCAGGGTTGTGGGTTCGATCCCCGGATCTAGatcctccacagctagattgaaacaactagtgcttgacttggagctgatgggtcctggaaaacacacttaaagtaaatttaaaaaaaaaaaagttttaaaaaaattatgcttcCTCCTATGTGGTCATCCAACTTTCTAAATAGTATTCATGTCTTATCTGTGCACAGAAACTGGATGATAGATAatactatagaaaaataaatttagtatttCCAGTTAGTCAGTTTTCTATAGAATTCCTTTTGATTAGAAGGAAAGGGGTTTCGGTAGTTATTTCAAAAAGCACATTTCATGAGGAATCATACATTGTACAGATTCATTTTAATTCCTTAACCATTTATTGACTGCCATGTGTAAGAATatcataaaacttaaaaaaacaaaaaagtaaataaaactttaaaaataaaaactatatcaAAGGGAAACtgttttacaatgaaaattttaCCTTTTGAAATAGAAGCATTATGAATGGTATTGTttcatacatgtatattttaaagcacatttccatattattttattagcatttcttgAAGAGGGTGTGTGAAATGAGGAATTTATTTGAGGATGTTTAAATCATGGAAGAATGGGAATGCAGTTGAACAAATAAAAGTGAAGGTGTGCGGGCCTTCGGGGAGCTGGCCCCTCCCAGCACACACTCCCCTCCATTGGCCGTCCTGCCCCAAACCAAACATTAATAGAAACAAGGTTTCCctctcctcaccttcccctcCCTCACATACTGATGGCACCTGGTTCCTGCTGTTTTCTAATTGCcctaattaaaagagaaatatatgttCTTTGTTACCTTTACATGCTGGTTTTGCTTTAGTGTCATTGACTTTGTTGTGTAATCGAGCCCTGCAATTTCATTTGTAAgccttttatttcaaatttttgatTAAAAGATTTTGTGTCCTATTGACAGAACTCTATACATCAGAACGTTGGTACAAAGAGGGTGGAGTTTTGCTTTGGAGAAGTTGTGGGTAACTTTGTGATGTGTCCCTGCAGTCAGCTGTCTGTGTTGAGGGCCTGTTCTCAGCCTTATTTGAGCACTTGGTCAGGGAGGAGGATGAAGAGAACAAATTAAGGTCTTCTTGACCAGTCCCCTGTGCGACTGCCTCCCTGGTCGCCTCTTTTTGAGAGGGGGTGAAAGAAGGTGTTTACCACTGTCACCTGCCTCTTTGAGCTGTGAGactgctctgcctgcacaagGCCACCTACCAGTCTCCTCCCCTTTTCTGTCTCAACCAAAACAACTATGTTCCCGATACAAAAAAATCATTCAGCGTGTAGGCCATGAGCCTCCGTGACCCTGCCTGGGTTCCCAGCCCTGCCTTTCTTGAACCCCTCACCCCAGCCAGCCCCAATCGGGTTCCATGTGCTGGAagcttctggcctccaggatcCCCACGACCAGGAAAAGAAGGTGGTAAAAGCCTAGAGATCCAAGCGTTCAGCTGCTAATGATGTAGCACAGATGGATGAATAtgtgcatgtacatatatatcataaTTGCAAAATGGCTTtatgaatgtatatgtatatttatgttgaGATATCGTATGTCATATACATGATGATTAATTGGTAAACAGTGAACACTAAGTTTGGATACTGGAAAACCAATAGTCACAATAAAGACTTAAAATGTGGTTATGTTGAAAATTCtatgaattaaaatttataactatAGCATTTATAACTATTTCATAGCATAATACTTCAATATACAAGTTAGTGTATTTGATCACAGCATATAACTcaattatgtataatttataattagtTGCAAATACAGTACAGACATCTACTCACAATCTAAAGATTGGAAAAATATTGATTATCTAGTGGGAAAGATATTTTGTCTAGGAATGAGGGACAGTGTAGGGCAGGGTAAGTATAGGGCAGAAAGCATTGAACTTGGGGCCCAGATTCCTTGGTTTCATTGAGTAAAGTGTCTTGCCCTGCCCTGGGGTGGACTATAGTACTAGATGAGATGATTCCCCATCTGAACCCTGACGGAGTTCAGTAAATAGGAAATCCTGAGGAAAAGTGCAGACAGCAGTGTGTGAGGAGGGGTGCTGTGCTCCCACAAAAAGAGGTATCTGACCAGACTGAGGGATCTGAGTGGACTTCCTGGAGACACCATCTGAACGAATTATGTAAATGAGCgctagatgaagaagaggaaggcCTTTTGGGGCAGAAGAAGCAGTAAATGCAAAGGCACAAGAAGACAGTTTGAGGGAAAAGCAAATGGCCCAGCGTAACTAAACTGAAGGCAGCTGCTTCTTGGCGGGGCAATGGGGTGAACTAGAGGGTAAGAGAATTTCCATCTCCAGACATCATTTCTTCAGTTCTGAGGTGGAGAGATAGACTAGGTAATCTTTCAGAACCAAACCTGTCCAAATGGTGTTCCAAATCTGTGACTGATTATTACACAATCCTACTGAGGAAGAAAAAGGGTAAAAACAATCCAAGATGACCCCTCCCTCccattttatttgtatcttctgaGAAGTAACTTCATTCTTGGCGCAGTTACTCTGACACTTTTctctgaaagattttttttcttttctaggctGTTCTTGCTGGAGATTTAATTCTTTCTGCAGCATCTATAGCTCTGGCACGAATTGGAAATACGACTGTTATATCTATTTTAACCCAAGTTATTGAAGATCTGGTGCGTGGTAGGTTAATgctgacttttcttcttttttattccatCTTAGTATTTAGCCAAGCAATAAGACCATGTCTCAAATGACCCCTTTCCTTCTTTATAGGTGAATTTCTTCAGCTAGGGTcaaaagagaatgagaatgaaagatTTGCGCACTACCTTGAAAAGACCTTCAAGAAGACTGCAAGTCTGATAGCCAACAGTTGTAAAGCAGTATGTACGTTCTGtcttttttcaagttaaaaaaataaataaataaaagcctcaTAGCTCTTTCTAGGGAGCTAATTCTCCTAGAAAAAAATTTCACTGCAGAACCTTAAAAATAGTAACCAAAATCCCAAGAGGTCACTGAGAAAAGAATGAATCCCAAACAGCAGAGAATTTctgctttggttttcatttttgccaTCTTTTTTTGCTTATGCAGtcatttgcttttcatctttcctccCGAGTCGAATCAAAATAAGCTTTAGTGACCCAATCTACTTTCCAAGCTATGCAACCTTTTGACAACTTATCACAAATCACTTCTCTCATGATTGTTGTCCACACACTATTTCTgacattttacctttaaaaaggtaattagtGCTGTGCTCTTAAATACAATATTTACCCAGGAGAAAATATCTACCTACGGTATCAGATTGTAATAGTGTCCTTCATCCTTTTTTATGAGCAGTAGAACCTGCcagtatttttgaatgaaatataaaCAGGCCATATTTCTTCAGGCTATAAATTTAGTGTGAACCTTAACTTGTTCTTTCCCTTGCTATCCCTCCACTCTCCACAtagttgtcttaaaaaaaaaaaaaaaaagtcagcattaTCCTTAATCTGTAGACTAAAATGTGTGGTTTTCAGTGCCACCCGTAAATGAGAGACAGTTCTCACCATAGAACTGTTCATCTGACGGTGTGTCAGCCTAACAGAGCAGCCGAGATGGAACCTGGGCGAGTAACAGTCCCCTGTAATTAAAGTGACAAGAAAGGAAGGCCTGTAAGGAGCAAACTCCCATGGCTGTCATGATACACTCTTAACATAATTACAGTTAAAGAGAGCTTTTTCTCAGGCCCCTCAGGTGAAAAAGTCCCTTGCCAACAGTCTCTATTTTGTAAAGTGTCAAGAAATGTATACTTGTGAGCCAGAAAAGAATGAGGACGTTTTCTTCCTAAAAAAGACCTAATTGAAACCCGAAGGAATGTGAATTATGTAGAATATGCTGGCCACGATTTCAGCCACTTTTGTCTTTATTGAAAgggttattattattcttttttatttccaagaaatggcaagtttttttaaaaaaaagacgaATGAAAATATGATAGCCACTGGAGTGCCTACTAAAAGAATGACCTATTTAAAATGGGCACCGTAATGCTGTTTCACTGACGGCCAAAATTTCCATGAAGATGGAAGACCCATCCTCATGAGGCCCTCATTCAGCAAGGCTCGCTGATGATTTCACCAGCGTCAGACTGCAGTTAGAAGCACTAGAGGTAGAGGAAACACAAAGCCCTTGTCCACACTAAGCGGACATCCCACAGCCACAGCCCTGGGGCCCGAACGGGAACTGAGGGACTCAGTGATCACATTCTGTGAAGGGGCCGAGGAGAGGGACTCAGGTTCCCAAGGAAAGGCTTCCTTGTGGTCACTGTCCTCTGCTTAGGAAGCCAAAGACGTAGCAGCACATGTATCCGTTTATAAAGAGCCCTTCGTTCTTCGCGGATTAACAAGTAAAACAGTGGATGTGAGTATTAACATGGCCCGACCCTTATTAAGAATGAAGTGGTCTGCGCTGTCCACTAGGAGGCGTGCTGGCATCACCCCAGAACTACCCACTTGTGTGGGACTTACTCCTAACCTCCCTCGCTGTtagaataataaagcaaaatcATAGTGCTCTGAATACAAGTTTCTATATTTAAGTGCCTATGGGTAGAAATATTCTAGAGGTGTTATATATTCAAAATCGCTATTTTTATGTAGTCCTGCATGCAAGGCAAATTAGAGATGCCAAAACGGGGGTTAAGGAAAATTTAAACATCACAATTGTTACAGAAGAACTAATAGAACTCCACAATGTTAGggaatttaaaggaaatttagCAGTTTATAATTCATTCTATGAAGGACACCATTTCTTAACTCATTGCATTTTAGTGGAAATAGTATTAAAATCTAAGAGAGACCTGTCTAGGATTGTTTTGTGACactgattatattaaaatagaagtAACCTTAAAAGATGGTTggctatttatatatatatatatatatatatatatatatatatatatatatacatatatatatatatatatatatatatatatatatatatatatatatatatatatatatagtcatacagAGTACACTCTGTAGCTTACCAGTGAAGAGCATAACTTGGTCTCCAGAAAATCTGATGGGAATGAGACTTGAGAGGTCCAGTGGCCCCATCCAGTGTTTTCAGTTTgaaagtggctgagctgggatttgaaccaagaACTCATATGGTAATCCTGcattcgtttttttctttttctttttttctgaatttatattCTCTCCAGTGCTGTGTGTGGCCTGGAATCAGTGGACTATCGTCCTATTGTTTTTTCAGAGATGCAGAGTGCCACCACCGAATTTTGTTTTATGGGTCATATTTGCAGAACACTATTTTTCGGTTGTGATATTCTTATCTAATCTACAGATAGACTTTATTCGAATTGTGCCAGTTGTCTTAATACTGTTGTAACAaagggaaacaattttttttctggtgcAAGATCCAATCCATGATCtcatgttgcatttagttgtcaagACTCTTTAGTCTCTTTGATTCTGGAACGGTTCCTTTATCCTATTACTGACGATGTTCACTTTGGTCACTTGATCAGgatggtgtctgccaggtttcttcaCTTTCAAGTTACTATTGTTTTCTACTTGGGAGAGGCATTTTGAGACTATGtgaatattctgttttttatcAAACTGTCACTCTCTGGTTTTAGCATCTTTATGATTCTTT of the Rhinolophus sinicus isolate RSC01 linkage group LG02, ASM3656204v1, whole genome shotgun sequence genome contains:
- the PDSS1 gene encoding all trans-polyprenyl-diphosphate synthase PDSS1 isoform X3 → MSSFHKMIAEKVLGDVSVKKHCFLLTRDVQASQRAIALIAEMIHTASLVHDDVIDDASSRRGKHTVNKIWGEKKAVLAGDLILSAASIALARIGNTTVISILTQVIEDLVRGEFLQLGSKENENERFAHYLEKTFKKTASLIANSCKAVSVLGCPDPVVHEIAYQYGKNVGIAFQLIDDVLDFTSCSDQMGKPTSADLKLGLATGPVLFACRQFPEMNAMIMRRFSLPGDVDKARQYVLQSDGVQQTTYLAQRYCHEAIREISKLRPSPERDALIQLSETVLTRDK